A region from the Candidatus Limnocylindrales bacterium genome encodes:
- a CDS encoding class I SAM-dependent methyltransferase: MQREQIEEMYAVESTHWWFSGKRLLMRRLLGERLHRPGLRLLDVGCGAGANAAELARYGSVVACDRSLDALGFVRSRGIASVVAASAPELPFAGGSFDVVTAYDVLEHVDDDARFLSELARVLRSGGALALHVPAWPFLWSSHDVALEHKRRYTRAGLRRLLERSGLRLDYLGWASCAIFAPAAAVRLLRRAVGGDEGAGADLGVVPAPINGLLRGIYRLEASIAARTGLPFGVSLAAVLSRP, from the coding sequence GTGCAACGCGAGCAGATCGAGGAGATGTACGCGGTCGAATCCACGCATTGGTGGTTTTCGGGCAAGCGTCTGCTCATGCGGCGCCTGCTCGGCGAGCGGCTGCACCGGCCCGGACTTCGGCTGCTGGATGTCGGCTGCGGCGCCGGCGCCAACGCGGCCGAGCTCGCGCGCTACGGCAGCGTCGTTGCGTGCGACCGCAGCCTGGATGCGCTCGGCTTCGTGCGCTCGCGCGGCATCGCTTCGGTGGTCGCCGCCAGCGCGCCCGAGCTGCCCTTTGCCGGCGGCAGTTTCGACGTGGTGACCGCCTACGACGTCCTCGAGCACGTCGACGACGACGCGCGCTTTCTCTCCGAGCTGGCACGCGTGCTGCGAAGCGGCGGCGCGCTGGCCCTTCACGTGCCTGCCTGGCCCTTCCTGTGGAGCAGCCACGACGTGGCGCTCGAGCACAAGCGGCGCTACACCCGCGCCGGCCTGCGCCGCCTTCTCGAGCGCAGTGGCCTGCGGCTCGACTACCTTGGCTGGGCAAGCTGCGCGATCTTCGCGCCGGCGGCCGCAGTTCGCCTTCTCAGGCGCGCCGTCGGTGGCGACGAAGGCGCCGGCGCCGACCTTGGCGTGGTGCCGGCGCCCATCAACGGACTGCTTCGCGGCATCTACCGCCTCGAAGCGTCCATCGCCGCCCGCACGGGGCTGCCCTTTGGCGTATCGCTGGCGGCGGTGCTTTCGCGGCCGTAA
- a CDS encoding glycosyltransferase family 39 protein — protein MSAPLLCVLFLWLAAVLAVGPSGNFPLSDDWAYAHAARSICQDGPLDLLPWTGASLLFQAGYGALLCQLFGPSYEIFRASTLLLGAAGMALVFAAARRAGASAAAAALAAAVVGSCPVYLNLSFTFMTDVPFAVFALLAAWAYIRGLEHQATTQLLLGAAAASASLLIRQHGIFVAAAASAAALLIPAQPMSQRLRLAICAGMLPAVTLGAYVGWIATGHGPLAVQNKISEATGVSLLEIGDAKFRALVTLGFFLLPWTVMLRPRDRLERIIVATSVVVLGLLALFLYLRDGSLMFYLTNVAYDLGVGSVTLRDAFFLALDRLPRVGPLLGVPLTLVSIVSAALLLGRLAATVRHVREPVPAFLLFAFALTFAGSLLQSAYYFDRYLVPIVPLALLATLAAGSVARVSATAVACTAAMAAFSVAGTHDWMEWNRARWKLLTALEQRGVPPTQIDGGMEYNAERLAARLRTAPSDAQARPGQPSSVKSWWWVVDDRYVVAFGPLDGYRQIDARSYRRWLPPGRGHVLLLERESVTGHRHP, from the coding sequence ATGTCGGCACCGCTGCTCTGCGTGCTGTTTCTCTGGCTGGCGGCGGTGCTCGCCGTCGGCCCGTCCGGCAACTTCCCCCTCAGCGATGACTGGGCCTACGCGCACGCCGCTCGCTCGATCTGCCAGGACGGTCCTCTCGACCTGCTGCCCTGGACGGGTGCAAGCCTGCTATTTCAGGCCGGGTATGGAGCGCTGCTGTGCCAGCTGTTCGGTCCTTCCTACGAAATCTTTCGCGCTTCGACGCTGCTGCTGGGCGCGGCTGGCATGGCATTGGTCTTCGCGGCCGCGCGTCGCGCAGGCGCTTCGGCAGCCGCGGCGGCGCTGGCCGCCGCCGTCGTCGGCAGCTGCCCCGTCTATCTCAATCTGTCCTTCACGTTCATGACAGACGTCCCGTTTGCCGTCTTCGCCCTTCTGGCGGCGTGGGCCTACATCCGAGGTCTCGAGCACCAAGCGACGACGCAGCTGCTGCTGGGCGCAGCGGCGGCGTCGGCGTCGCTCTTGATCCGGCAGCACGGGATCTTCGTCGCAGCGGCAGCGAGCGCCGCGGCCCTGCTGATTCCCGCGCAGCCGATGTCGCAGCGTCTGCGGCTGGCCATCTGTGCAGGCATGCTGCCTGCGGTCACGCTTGGCGCCTATGTCGGCTGGATCGCCACCGGCCATGGCCCTCTGGCCGTGCAGAACAAGATCTCCGAGGCCACCGGCGTCTCGCTGCTCGAAATCGGGGACGCGAAGTTCCGCGCCCTGGTGACGCTAGGCTTCTTCCTGCTCCCGTGGACGGTGATGCTGCGGCCGCGCGACCGGCTCGAGCGCATCATCGTCGCTACCAGCGTCGTAGTCCTGGGCCTTCTCGCCCTGTTCCTGTACCTGCGCGACGGCTCGTTGATGTTCTACCTTACCAACGTGGCCTACGACCTCGGCGTCGGCTCCGTCACGCTGCGCGATGCTTTCTTCCTCGCGCTCGATCGTCTGCCCCGCGTCGGTCCATTGCTCGGCGTGCCGCTGACGCTGGTCTCCATCGTGTCCGCCGCGCTCCTGCTCGGCCGCTTGGCGGCCACAGTCCGACATGTCCGTGAGCCGGTGCCAGCCTTCCTCCTTTTTGCATTCGCGCTGACGTTCGCCGGCTCGCTGCTGCAGTCGGCCTACTACTTCGATCGCTACCTGGTTCCCATCGTCCCACTGGCATTGCTGGCCACATTGGCCGCCGGCTCGGTCGCACGAGTCAGCGCGACGGCAGTGGCGTGCACGGCGGCGATGGCCGCCTTCTCCGTCGCCGGCACGCACGACTGGATGGAGTGGAACCGCGCGCGCTGGAAACTGCTGACAGCGCTCGAGCAGCGCGGCGTGCCGCCCACGCAGATCGATGGCGGCATGGAATACAACGCCGAGCGACTGGCCGCTCGCCTGCGCACGGCGCCGAGCGATGCGCAGGCGAGGCCCGGACAGCCATCCTCGGTCAAGAGCTGGTGGTGGGTCGTCGATGATCGCTACGTCGTCGCGTTCGGGCCGCTCGACGGTTATCGCCAGATCGACGCGCGATCCTATCGGCGCTGGCTGCCACCGGGGCGAGGGCACGTGCTGCTGCTGGAGCGTGAGAGTGTCACCGGTCATCGCCATCCGTAG
- a CDS encoding sulfatase: protein MLAMVVAFGCQARESVQPVRRFVEDASVTTSCTATGDTLSPTANATATIADDVRLVLWAPATAPLLYFEPIKASRRLSYMPEVSAPLETAATLLLEPSFKHEGVWHELPSRLADVQRDASGVRVEVVIGLPPSVPEKAPIGVHVAAHAVQCDRGMAHETEAMIVPKGASLEFSFGLARGSSKAAPPVRFSIDACEQTNCSTVFDEIVDPQAAASAEWADRIVDLEAMADKNVRFIFQTEAAAAADAPIMPVWGDPVVYARADRREDPPPNVVLISLDTLSARHLKPYGYAHQTTPFLDDTFGENGTIFEHAVAAATSTSPSHMTMFTGRQPSVNGVTTGVEVLPTQIPTITEIIRAAGLATAAVTEDGWLAVQHGFGRGFGTYVENKSPDIMQPTGQIDRTLDKAIAWLGRNANRHFFLFIHTFQVHDPFTPPQEYAALFPTVYGHEVTANSPRHLLEHRAYDQEIRYADDELKRLFATLRNHDLDENTVVIVVSDHGEEFGEHGWIGHGAHLFEEVSRVPLMFWGKGIGKKRRIVDPVGHADLAPTILELLRLTVPAGVQGRSLVPILADGPQHLEPRPYFTESWGAATKNVSFEPIDFVRPAFAVRLGDRKLARYKTNEGFRFEYYDLFEDPLEWGNLYAQRQQEVADLERLLTHYEADCAAAHAEAIRATASPKNPDEPTMDPRQLDKLRALGYLD, encoded by the coding sequence ATGCTCGCCATGGTAGTCGCTTTCGGCTGTCAAGCACGCGAATCAGTTCAGCCGGTGCGTCGATTCGTTGAGGATGCGAGCGTCACCACCTCCTGCACGGCTACAGGAGATACACTCTCGCCCACTGCGAATGCCACTGCCACCATTGCAGACGACGTGCGTTTAGTACTGTGGGCACCTGCAACCGCGCCACTGCTCTATTTCGAGCCAATCAAGGCCTCGCGGCGCCTATCGTACATGCCGGAGGTTTCTGCGCCATTGGAGACGGCTGCGACGCTGCTGCTCGAGCCATCATTCAAGCATGAGGGCGTATGGCATGAACTGCCGTCGCGGCTGGCGGATGTGCAGCGCGATGCGAGTGGCGTGCGCGTCGAGGTCGTGATCGGGCTTCCGCCATCCGTGCCGGAAAAAGCTCCTATTGGCGTCCATGTGGCTGCGCATGCTGTGCAGTGCGACCGTGGAATGGCTCACGAAACGGAGGCGATGATTGTGCCAAAGGGCGCTTCGCTCGAGTTCTCGTTCGGCTTGGCCCGCGGTTCTTCGAAGGCGGCGCCGCCGGTACGGTTCTCGATCGACGCCTGCGAACAGACAAACTGCAGCACCGTTTTTGATGAAATTGTCGATCCGCAAGCGGCAGCATCAGCTGAATGGGCGGATCGTATCGTCGACCTCGAAGCGATGGCCGACAAAAATGTGCGCTTCATTTTCCAGACGGAGGCGGCCGCAGCGGCAGACGCTCCAATCATGCCAGTGTGGGGCGATCCTGTCGTCTACGCTCGGGCGGACCGTCGAGAGGATCCTCCGCCCAACGTAGTTCTGATTTCGCTCGACACGCTCTCCGCCCGCCATCTGAAGCCGTACGGTTACGCGCACCAGACCACTCCGTTTCTTGATGATACCTTCGGCGAAAATGGAACCATTTTCGAGCATGCCGTAGCCGCCGCGACCTCCACCAGCCCGTCTCACATGACGATGTTCACCGGCCGCCAACCATCGGTCAACGGCGTGACCACTGGCGTCGAGGTTCTTCCCACCCAGATCCCGACAATCACAGAAATCATACGCGCGGCCGGTCTCGCGACCGCCGCCGTCACCGAAGATGGATGGCTGGCTGTGCAGCACGGCTTCGGTCGCGGGTTTGGAACGTACGTCGAGAACAAGAGCCCCGACATCATGCAGCCGACCGGCCAGATCGATCGGACACTCGACAAGGCGATCGCCTGGCTTGGCCGCAACGCCAACCGTCATTTCTTCTTGTTCATCCACACGTTCCAGGTCCACGATCCATTCACGCCCCCGCAAGAGTATGCCGCACTGTTTCCGACGGTGTACGGCCACGAGGTGACCGCGAATTCGCCGCGGCATCTCTTGGAGCATCGCGCGTACGACCAGGAAATTCGTTACGCCGACGATGAGCTCAAGCGACTTTTCGCCACGCTCCGGAACCACGATCTCGATGAGAACACTGTTGTCATCGTGGTTTCCGATCATGGTGAAGAGTTCGGCGAACATGGCTGGATCGGGCATGGCGCACATCTGTTCGAAGAGGTAAGCCGGGTGCCTCTGATGTTCTGGGGCAAGGGTATCGGCAAGAAGCGTCGCATCGTAGATCCCGTCGGACATGCAGACCTAGCGCCGACGATTCTGGAACTGCTGCGGCTGACGGTGCCAGCCGGTGTGCAGGGAAGGAGCCTGGTGCCCATCCTCGCGGACGGCCCACAACACCTCGAGCCACGACCGTATTTCACGGAGTCCTGGGGCGCTGCCACGAAGAACGTGTCATTCGAGCCCATTGACTTCGTACGTCCGGCCTTCGCAGTTCGACTTGGCGATCGGAAGCTCGCTCGGTACAAAACGAACGAGGGTTTCCGTTTCGAGTACTACGACCTCTTTGAGGATCCGCTGGAATGGGGCAATCTCTACGCGCAACGACAGCAGGAAGTGGCCGACCTCGAACGTCTGCTCACACACTACGAAGCGGACTGTGCAGCTGCGCACGCCGAAGCCATTCGAGCCACTGCTTCACCGAAGAATCCGGACGAGCCGACCATGGATCCGCGACAGCTCGATAAGTTGCGCGCGCTTGGGTACCTCGACTAG
- a CDS encoding MBOAT family O-acyltransferase, producing MLAITLGRPGGDASHLLDVALVAYHLGGTSSFYRLMGRCSRKLTPAFRHYPHISSAPDTCETMLFNSLPFLLFFTVVFLAYWLLPAGLRQGLLLVASLFFYCMWIPQYVLLLLAILAVNYVLLLGILRSSRPRLYLVTSIIVSLATLGYFKYAGFAVESFNVMRELTGAAPARVPDVLLPLGISFFTFQIIGLAVDAYRNRGVVAATFSEYVLFISFFPHQIAGPILRGWNLLPQFRSATTLTAERAHRAVWLICGGLIKKVVFGDALLAEYVDRVFGSPGYASGAEHLLAIYSFAFQIYFDFSGYTDIARGLALLLGFELPLNFREPYLSRNPSEFWRRWHITLSEWLRDYLYIPLGGNRTSRGRAYANLLMTMVLGGIWHGAGWNFLIWGAIHGMLLVIHRAVSHGHTTVVDKVHLRDVPKIVLLFHAVCIAWVFFRAATFGDAVRILETVITGPYVGYSAVFQLAVVTLSAALHPVERYVRTHRTLLRQRLAPAPLAFAESVMIGAMLGLVAVFAGFGGSFIYFQF from the coding sequence ATGCTCGCAATCACCCTCGGCCGGCCCGGCGGCGATGCAAGCCACCTTCTTGACGTAGCTCTCGTCGCATATCATCTCGGCGGCACCAGTTCGTTCTATCGGTTGATGGGGAGATGCAGTCGCAAGCTCACGCCTGCCTTCCGGCACTATCCGCACATATCGTCCGCACCTGACACCTGCGAAACCATGCTCTTCAACAGCCTTCCCTTCCTCCTGTTCTTCACCGTCGTCTTCCTGGCTTACTGGCTGTTGCCGGCGGGCTTGCGGCAGGGCCTTCTCCTCGTCGCCAGTCTCTTCTTCTACTGCATGTGGATCCCGCAGTACGTCCTGCTTCTGCTCGCGATCCTGGCGGTAAACTATGTCCTGCTGCTCGGCATCCTGCGTTCGAGCCGACCGCGTCTCTACTTGGTGACCTCCATTATCGTCAGCCTCGCTACATTGGGATACTTCAAGTACGCGGGATTCGCTGTCGAATCGTTTAATGTGATGCGGGAGTTGACCGGCGCCGCGCCCGCTCGGGTGCCGGATGTTCTACTTCCTCTCGGCATCTCCTTCTTTACCTTTCAGATCATCGGTCTTGCCGTAGACGCTTACCGCAACCGAGGCGTCGTTGCCGCCACATTCTCCGAATACGTCCTGTTCATCTCGTTCTTTCCTCATCAGATCGCTGGCCCAATCCTTCGTGGCTGGAACCTGCTGCCACAGTTCCGATCCGCCACGACGCTGACAGCCGAGAGGGCGCACCGGGCAGTTTGGTTGATCTGCGGCGGCCTCATCAAGAAAGTAGTTTTTGGGGACGCGCTGCTGGCGGAGTATGTCGATCGGGTTTTCGGCTCTCCCGGCTATGCCAGCGGTGCCGAGCACTTGCTGGCCATCTACTCTTTTGCCTTCCAGATCTATTTCGATTTCTCCGGCTACACCGACATCGCGCGCGGGCTGGCCCTCCTGTTAGGCTTCGAGCTTCCGTTGAATTTTCGCGAACCGTACCTGTCACGAAATCCCAGCGAATTTTGGCGACGCTGGCATATCACACTGTCGGAGTGGCTACGCGACTACCTCTACATTCCACTAGGCGGCAACCGGACCAGCCGCGGACGCGCGTATGCCAACCTACTGATGACGATGGTGCTCGGCGGCATCTGGCATGGCGCCGGATGGAACTTTCTGATCTGGGGAGCAATTCACGGAATGCTCCTGGTCATACACCGCGCCGTTTCGCATGGCCACACCACCGTCGTCGACAAAGTACATCTGCGCGACGTCCCAAAAATCGTCCTCCTGTTTCACGCCGTATGTATAGCGTGGGTCTTCTTTCGTGCGGCAACCTTCGGCGACGCAGTTCGCATCCTTGAAACCGTGATCACTGGGCCATACGTTGGATACTCTGCCGTTTTTCAGCTCGCCGTCGTCACGCTTAGCGCAGCGCTCCACCCGGTGGAACGTTACGTTCGCACACATCGAACGCTGCTCCGCCAAAGGCTTGCACCAGCTCCCCTGGCGTTCGCAGAAAGTGTGATGATTGGTGCTATGCTGGGCTTGGTGGCCGTCTTCGCGGGATTCGGCGGCTCCTTCATCTACTTCCAGTTCTGA
- a CDS encoding acyltransferase, with product MGSAEQRPRTGRVRSGSADWLKAAAIIAVVITHSMPTAFQPTFTAVDRSINNLVSFHVPVFLLVAGWLSASRQPLSWSSLARRIGRVIPPYVIASTVMTALGYARWDAFAWNLVLGSALGPYYYIPVWVVCVLSGWVWSRLSPRATVVVLAVVLVATAIRYFVWPMFWWTWAIRDPIGQGWLACFLIGWSARIFSAEIWMQARPEWAVLAVLMCLPWLIVPHTWSGEHGITLRHTSRVAYAVGVAWLGVAWLRPEAPRPVQWLSSATLPIFLYHEPISIFLRTELAAWPPMSRVVVVATVATLVTCAGVAVAQRLIPVRLRSYLLGA from the coding sequence ATGGGGAGTGCAGAACAACGGCCGAGGACGGGCCGTGTGCGATCAGGGTCGGCGGACTGGCTCAAAGCTGCCGCAATCATTGCCGTCGTCATTACGCATAGCATGCCGACCGCGTTCCAGCCCACCTTCACCGCCGTCGACCGCAGCATAAACAACCTTGTCAGCTTCCATGTCCCCGTGTTTCTACTGGTCGCGGGCTGGCTGAGTGCTTCGCGTCAGCCGCTATCGTGGTCGTCCCTGGCACGGCGCATCGGCAGAGTCATTCCTCCATATGTTATCGCGAGCACCGTCATGACGGCCCTCGGGTACGCGCGATGGGACGCTTTCGCCTGGAATCTTGTGCTCGGCAGTGCGCTTGGCCCGTACTACTACATTCCGGTATGGGTCGTATGCGTGCTGTCGGGTTGGGTTTGGTCTCGGCTTTCGCCTCGCGCGACGGTGGTTGTTCTTGCCGTCGTCCTGGTTGCGACTGCCATACGATATTTCGTGTGGCCGATGTTCTGGTGGACGTGGGCCATCCGCGACCCGATTGGGCAAGGATGGTTGGCGTGCTTCCTCATTGGCTGGTCGGCGAGAATCTTTTCGGCCGAAATTTGGATGCAGGCACGTCCGGAGTGGGCCGTGCTCGCGGTGCTGATGTGCCTACCGTGGCTCATCGTACCGCATACGTGGTCAGGTGAGCACGGAATTACTCTGCGGCACACTTCCCGTGTCGCGTACGCGGTCGGTGTGGCATGGCTTGGCGTCGCGTGGCTTCGACCGGAGGCGCCACGTCCGGTTCAATGGCTCTCGTCAGCGACCCTACCGATATTTCTCTATCACGAGCCGATCTCGATCTTCCTACGAACCGAGCTCGCTGCGTGGCCTCCGATGAGCAGAGTAGTGGTGGTGGCCACGGTTGCCACCCTCGTCACTTGTGCGGGTGTGGCCGTTGCGCAGAGGCTGATCCCAGTTCGCCTGCGGTCCTACCTGCTCGGCGCGTGA
- a CDS encoding HEAT repeat domain-containing protein, which translates to MIARTHVIVALAVSLVGLLYFTSFADYGFNREDEGTLLMQFWRWSRGEVPYLDFHFGYTPGVHTIHQMLMRWFGPSVMPGRYLLAAVNAGALTTLFLVTVTLTRSWKWALMAPLLYLASMPVFPGDFASFNIPYPVWYNVLLFGLSAVLLFPLRRTPTLPLLIAHGALAGLGFTFKPNVGLFQLAAAALVALAAHGRPRGFWESLLWWAWWLAVQLGLLFVFASAPTGGEIFAFVGPVTACALAIARDAYRHNPRRDIPALLGSGLALGAGFLLVGTPWLVWAYSILGAEWFTRRALFLGTGFESFYYLGGPPIRLDVLAVIGSGLVWFAPAWLRARGWHPWKIVVGAVAAVAVLFAAVVATRPMPSGFYASLMVNLEPRAFAAATFVQWLAIFAWLARRREPGDRTLGVEVLGPAILAGILLYLQIFPRTDFMHWVTAMPLLFPLVVWGLQAVTIRWSAASGATARRAVGVAVSLPVLAIALIRVGHFLDARWDLRGAIPVRTPETRLAVPHAPFSINAGHAGRFRELERVVELIDAQTGTRDAVFTFPALDFVSFLALRSPGNRHGYYFPGWPGHDAEVEVLTALEREPPRLVVTLREHQLFFADAHAYYFFFADFVERNYAPLVTIGRYSILARKDLALAPIEDWPTPAAVADALGTGRMADLQSQLESESRNDRLRAVAAMSELEIAGDFELLRSALSDEDPEVRSAAVKAADRSRAPAVRDALIAGVIAGAFESADAVRALRTAGLSCDSACIGTVVPLLEADDDAVAGAARNLLLGLGSRKWRSSFWWHAGRDGDGEAIQGEVAAKLREVMAEPDSDPLLRELAFAHAAELGVGGCPRSLRVWSTMRPRWLGLDRTAVLALLHLARHRCSGNRLDAAARWFTIDSVLAPRVALMEARRNPEAADAILARHAAAGFARASATAMWLCSIVGGSECLSAARQRLEPNASEEERVAAAWAWSQLAADEADIEELQAMVKNDASPQVRETAGYGVVRWGRVR; encoded by the coding sequence ATGATCGCGCGTACCCATGTCATTGTAGCGCTTGCCGTCTCGCTGGTTGGCCTGCTCTACTTCACGAGCTTTGCCGACTACGGCTTCAACCGCGAAGACGAGGGCACGCTGCTGATGCAGTTCTGGCGCTGGTCGCGCGGCGAGGTGCCCTACCTCGACTTCCACTTCGGCTACACGCCCGGCGTCCACACGATCCACCAGATGCTGATGCGGTGGTTCGGACCCTCGGTCATGCCCGGCCGCTACCTGCTGGCCGCCGTCAACGCAGGCGCGCTGACCACGCTGTTCCTGGTCACGGTGACGCTGACGCGGTCGTGGAAGTGGGCGCTGATGGCGCCGCTTCTCTACCTTGCGTCGATGCCGGTGTTCCCCGGCGACTTCGCCTCCTTCAACATCCCGTACCCTGTCTGGTACAACGTCCTGCTCTTCGGGCTGAGCGCCGTCCTGCTGTTTCCGCTGCGGCGCACGCCGACGCTGCCGCTGCTGATCGCGCACGGCGCGCTGGCCGGCCTCGGCTTCACGTTCAAGCCCAACGTCGGATTGTTCCAGCTCGCCGCCGCCGCGCTGGTGGCGCTGGCAGCCCATGGCCGGCCGCGCGGGTTCTGGGAGTCCCTGCTGTGGTGGGCGTGGTGGCTGGCGGTGCAGCTCGGGCTGCTGTTCGTCTTCGCCTCGGCTCCCACGGGCGGTGAGATCTTCGCCTTCGTCGGCCCCGTCACCGCCTGCGCGCTGGCGATCGCGCGCGACGCCTATCGACACAACCCGCGCCGCGACATACCCGCTTTGCTCGGCAGCGGCCTTGCGCTCGGCGCCGGCTTTCTGCTGGTGGGGACGCCGTGGCTGGTGTGGGCATATTCGATCCTGGGCGCCGAGTGGTTCACGCGCCGGGCCTTGTTCCTCGGCACCGGGTTCGAGTCCTTCTACTACCTCGGCGGCCCGCCCATCCGGCTCGACGTGCTGGCCGTCATCGGCAGCGGTCTCGTCTGGTTCGCGCCTGCCTGGCTGCGGGCGCGCGGATGGCATCCGTGGAAGATCGTCGTCGGCGCGGTCGCCGCGGTTGCCGTGCTCTTTGCCGCGGTGGTCGCGACGCGGCCGATGCCGTCGGGCTTCTACGCCTCGCTGATGGTGAACCTGGAGCCGCGCGCCTTTGCCGCTGCCACGTTCGTGCAGTGGCTGGCGATCTTCGCCTGGCTTGCGCGGCGGCGTGAGCCGGGCGACCGCACCCTCGGCGTCGAGGTGCTGGGGCCCGCGATCCTTGCCGGCATCCTGCTCTATCTGCAGATCTTCCCGCGCACCGACTTCATGCATTGGGTCACAGCGATGCCGCTGCTGTTCCCGCTGGTCGTGTGGGGCCTTCAGGCCGTCACCATCCGCTGGTCCGCCGCCAGCGGCGCCACGGCGCGGCGAGCCGTCGGCGTGGCGGTGTCGCTGCCGGTGCTGGCCATTGCCCTCATTCGTGTCGGACATTTCCTCGATGCGCGCTGGGACCTGCGCGGCGCCATCCCGGTGCGCACGCCGGAGACGCGGCTTGCCGTGCCGCACGCGCCCTTCTCCATCAACGCCGGCCATGCCGGACGCTTTCGCGAGCTTGAGCGCGTCGTCGAGCTGATCGATGCGCAGACGGGCACCAGGGACGCCGTCTTTACGTTTCCCGCACTCGATTTCGTTTCGTTCCTGGCGCTGCGCAGCCCTGGCAACCGGCATGGCTACTACTTTCCCGGCTGGCCCGGTCACGATGCCGAAGTGGAGGTGCTGACCGCGCTCGAGCGCGAGCCGCCGCGCCTGGTGGTGACCCTGCGCGAGCATCAGCTCTTCTTCGCCGACGCGCATGCGTATTACTTCTTCTTCGCGGACTTCGTCGAGAGAAACTATGCGCCCCTGGTCACCATCGGCCGCTACTCGATTCTGGCGCGCAAGGACCTGGCGCTGGCGCCGATTGAGGACTGGCCGACGCCCGCTGCCGTCGCCGATGCGCTCGGCACAGGACGAATGGCGGACCTGCAGTCGCAGCTGGAATCCGAATCACGAAACGACCGCCTTCGCGCCGTGGCCGCGATGTCGGAGTTGGAAATCGCCGGCGACTTCGAGCTGCTGCGTTCCGCGCTGAGCGATGAGGATCCGGAGGTACGCTCGGCCGCGGTCAAGGCGGCGGACCGATCGCGTGCGCCCGCCGTGCGAGATGCGCTGATCGCCGGCGTGATCGCGGGCGCATTCGAATCCGCCGATGCCGTGCGCGCGCTACGGACGGCCGGGCTTTCGTGCGACTCGGCGTGCATCGGGACCGTCGTTCCCCTGCTGGAAGCCGACGACGACGCGGTCGCGGGCGCCGCCCGCAACCTGCTGCTCGGTCTGGGCTCGCGAAAGTGGCGCAGCTCGTTCTGGTGGCATGCCGGCCGTGACGGCGACGGCGAAGCGATTCAGGGTGAAGTCGCCGCGAAGCTGCGCGAAGTCATGGCCGAGCCCGATTCCGATCCGCTGCTGCGCGAGCTGGCCTTTGCGCATGCCGCCGAGCTCGGCGTAGGCGGTTGTCCGCGCTCGCTGCGCGTGTGGTCGACGATGCGCCCCCGCTGGCTGGGACTCGATCGCACGGCCGTTCTGGCGTTGCTGCACCTGGCCCGCCATCGCTGCTCGGGCAATCGCCTCGATGCTGCGGCGAGGTGGTTCACGATTGATTCGGTGCTGGCGCCGCGGGTGGCGCTCATGGAGGCACGCAGGAACCCGGAGGCAGCCGATGCGATATTGGCACGTCATGCAGCCGCCGGGTTTGCGCGGGCCAGCGCCACGGCGATGTGGCTGTGCAGCATCGTCGGCGGCAGCGAGTGCCTGAGCGCTGCACGTCAGCGGCTGGAGCCCAACGCGAGCGAAGAGGAACGCGTGGCCGCCGCATGGGCGTGGTCGCAGCTGGCTGCCGACGAGGCGGACATCGAGGAACTGCAGGCGATGGTGAAGAACGATGCCTCGCCGCAGGTTCGGGAGACGGCGGGGTATGGGGTGGTGCGGTGGGGGCGGGTAAGGTGA
- a CDS encoding glycosyltransferase encodes MKPALTLVVPCHNEEQRLDLAAFHQFLDDRPWSRLCFVDDGSSDRTHSVLARFCEQSHGRADSIRLPQNRGKAGAVREGMKWAFATRASLVGYWDADLATPLDAVDGMVNVLNSNPELVGVMGCRLSRLGAYIQRDPLRHYIGRLFATLASAALGLSVYDTQCGAKLFRNTPAIQNAFAKPFLCRWAFDVELIARLQLTEGESIRYRLYEFPLERWADAAGSGVTLRAGAVAFIDLWRIYRAYRRQTG; translated from the coding sequence ATGAAACCTGCGCTGACTCTTGTGGTGCCGTGTCACAATGAAGAGCAACGACTTGATCTCGCCGCTTTTCACCAGTTTCTCGACGATCGTCCATGGAGTCGTCTGTGCTTCGTTGATGACGGCAGCAGCGACCGCACGCATTCGGTTCTTGCGCGGTTCTGCGAGCAGTCGCACGGCAGAGCCGACAGCATTCGTTTACCACAAAATCGAGGAAAGGCCGGAGCGGTACGGGAGGGCATGAAATGGGCGTTCGCCACCAGGGCGTCACTTGTCGGCTACTGGGATGCTGACTTGGCCACGCCTCTCGATGCTGTTGACGGGATGGTGAATGTACTGAACTCTAACCCGGAACTAGTGGGTGTCATGGGCTGCCGCCTCAGCCGTCTCGGCGCCTACATTCAGCGCGACCCTCTGCGCCACTACATAGGCCGACTTTTTGCCACGCTTGCCTCTGCTGCCCTCGGTTTGTCCGTTTACGACACCCAGTGCGGCGCAAAGCTATTCCGCAACACACCCGCAATCCAAAACGCTTTCGCCAAGCCATTTCTGTGCCGATGGGCCTTCGATGTGGAGCTGATCGCCAGGCTGCAGCTGACAGAAGGAGAGTCTATACGTTATCGGCTATACGAGTTTCCACTAGAACGCTGGGCGGACGCTGCTGGCTCCGGCGTCACCCTACGCGCCGGAGCCGTAGCCTTCATCGATCTATGGCGGATCTACCGAGCTTATAGACGACAAACGGGATAA